The proteins below are encoded in one region of Stigmatopora argus isolate UIUO_Sarg chromosome 2, RoL_Sarg_1.0, whole genome shotgun sequence:
- the galnt18b gene encoding polypeptide N-acetylgalactosaminyltransferase 18 isoform X2 — MFSDLPVLCDGSAEVAFTCRGKHLKLTIWDEVHLTFCLPFCPDIVVLLSAGKDRGTAWRDAGMACTRRTKTLVSTCVILSGMTNIVCLLYVGWVTNYIANIYIKVPLPFTERKLDAVDKRSGDTLRLMERLDRLENVVNQHIQEAPGRGEEEQADMSFSDSSLFAHWGQELNADNRRVALKMFQYYGYNSYLSDRLPLDRAIADLRPIGCSNITYPLNLPQVSVVFIFVNEAFSVILRSIHSAISRTPAHLLKEIILVDDNSNNELKQKLQDFVLETNSERPGFVKMVRHSKQEGLIRSRVSGWRAATAPVVALFDAHVEFNIGWAEPILHRIKEDRTRIISPSFDNIKYDTFEIEEYPLSAQGFDWELWCRYLNPPKSWWHQANKTAPIQSPALIGCFVVDRLYFEEIGLLDEGMEVYGGENVELGIRVWQCGGSVEVLPCARIAHIERAHKPYTEDLTAHVRRNALRVAEVWMDEFKSHVYMAWNIPQEDSGIDIGDIAGRKALRKRLQCKTFRWYLVNIYPEMRMYTETVAYGVLKNSLKNDVCLDQGPDNDNVPIMYLCHGMTPQNVYYTSTQHLLVGLLSPTVDDDDNKCLVDVNGRPRLIECGYAAAKRMKLQWIFTQGGSVQNKKSRRCLELVANSDNEFGYQLALQKCTGQKWFITNMMYSNSP; from the exons ATGTTCTCGGACCTGCCGGTGCTTTGCGATGGCTCGGCAGAGGTGGCGTTCACCTGTAGAGGCAAGCACCTAAAATTGACCATTTGGGATGAAgttcatttgacattttgtctCCCCTTTTGCCCGGATATCGTAGTGTTATTATCCGCCGGAAAGGATCGGGGAACTGCATGGAGGGATGCGGGCATGGCTTGCACCAGGAGAACCAAAACTTTGGTGTCCACATGCGTGATCCTGAGCGGCATGACCAACATCGTGTGTCTACTCTACGTGGGATGGGTGACTAATTACATCGCTAATATTTACATCAAAGTGCCCTTGCCTTTCACCGAGAGAAAGTTGGACGCGGTGGACAAAAGATCCGGAGATACTCTGCGGCTCATGGAGAGACTCGATCGCCTGGAGAATGTGGTCAATCAACACATTCAAG AGGCTCCGGGCCGAGGAGAAGAGGAGCAGGCCGACATGTCGTTTTCAGACTCATCTCTATTCGCTCACTGGGGCCAGGAGCTGAATGCCGACAATCGGCGAGTGGCGCTAAAGATGTTCCAGTACTACGGCTACAACAGCTACCTCAGCGACCGTCTGCCATTAGACAGGGCTATAGCGGATCTAAGGCCGATTGG GTGCAGTAACATCACTTATCCTTTAAACCTCCCGCAAGTGAGCGTCGTGTTCATTTTCGTCAACGAAGCTTTTTCAGTCATCCTGCGGTCTATTCACTCTGCCATTAGCAGAACCCCCGCACATCTTCTCAAGGAAATAATTCTGGTGGATGACAACAGCAATAACG AGCTGAAGCAGAAGCTGCAGGATTTTGTGTTGGAGACCAACAGCGAACGGCCGGGATTCGTCAAGATGGTGCGGCATTCCAAGCAGGAAGGCCTGATCCGGTCCAGGGTGAGCGGCTGGAGGGCCGCCACCGCTCCGGTCGTTGCCCTCTTCGATGCCCACGTGGAGTTCAACATCGGCTG GGCTGAACCCATTCTTCATAGAATTAAAGAGGACAGAACTCGCATCATCTCCCCTTCGTTTGATAACATCAAGTACGACACATTTGAGATCGAGGAGTACCCGCTGTCTGCCCAGGGCTTTGACTGGGAGCTGTGGTGTCGCTACCTCAACCCCCCCAAGTCCTGGTGGCACCAGGCAAACAAAACTGCTCCCATTCA GAGCCCAGCACTGATTGGCTGCTTCGTGGTGGACAGGCTGTACTTTGAGGAGATCGGACTTCTAGATGAAGGCATGGAGGTGTACGGGGGAGAAAATGTAGAGCTGGGCATTAGG GTGTGGCAGTGTGGCGGCAGCGTGGAGGTCCTTCCCTGTGCCCGCATCGCCCACATAGAGCGTGCTCATAAACCTTACACGGAGGATCTGACGGCCCACGTACGACGCAATGCACTTAGAGTAGCTGAAGTGTGGATGGATGAGTTCAAGAGTCATGTTTACATGGCCTGGAACATTCCTCAAGAG GACTCGGGCATCGACATTGGGGACATTGCGGGAAGGAAGGCTCTAAGGAAGAGGCTACAGTGTAAAACCTTCAGATGGTACTTAGTCAACATCTACCCTGAGATGAGGATGTACACCGAAACCGTCGCATACGGAGTA CTCAAAAATTCTCTGAAGAACGATGTGTGTCTGGATCAGGGGCCCGACAATGACAACGTTCCCATCATGTACCTCTGTCACGGAATGACACCGCAG aaTGTGTACTACACAAGTACTCAGCACCTCCTGGTCGGTCTCCTCAGTCCCACGGTTGACGACGACGACAACAAGTGCCTGGTGGACGTGAACGGCAGGCCACGCCTCATCGAGTGTGGCTACGCAGCGGCTAAACGCATGAAACTGCAATGGATCTTCACTCAG GGAGGATCCGTTCAAAACAAGAAATCAAGAAGATGTCTGGAGCTCGTAGCAAACAGTGACAACGAGTTTGGTTACCAACTGGCTTTGCAGAAATGCACTGGACAGAAATGGTTCATCACGAACATGATGTATAGCAATTCCCCGTGA
- the galnt18b gene encoding polypeptide N-acetylgalactosaminyltransferase 18 isoform X1 — protein MFSDLPVLCDGSAEVAFTCRGKHLKLTIWDEVHLTFCLPFCPDIVVLLSAGKDRGTAWRDAGMACTRRTKTLVSTCVILSGMTNIVCLLYVGWVTNYIANIYIKVPLPFTERKLDAVDKRSGDTLRLMERLDRLENVVNQHIQEAPGRGEEEQADMSFSDSSLFAHWGQELNADNRRVALKMFQYYGYNSYLSDRLPLDRAIADLRPIGCSNITYPLNLPQVSVVFIFVNEAFSVILRSIHSAISRTPAHLLKEIILVDDNSNNEELKQKLQDFVLETNSERPGFVKMVRHSKQEGLIRSRVSGWRAATAPVVALFDAHVEFNIGWAEPILHRIKEDRTRIISPSFDNIKYDTFEIEEYPLSAQGFDWELWCRYLNPPKSWWHQANKTAPIQSPALIGCFVVDRLYFEEIGLLDEGMEVYGGENVELGIRVWQCGGSVEVLPCARIAHIERAHKPYTEDLTAHVRRNALRVAEVWMDEFKSHVYMAWNIPQEDSGIDIGDIAGRKALRKRLQCKTFRWYLVNIYPEMRMYTETVAYGVLKNSLKNDVCLDQGPDNDNVPIMYLCHGMTPQNVYYTSTQHLLVGLLSPTVDDDDNKCLVDVNGRPRLIECGYAAAKRMKLQWIFTQGGSVQNKKSRRCLELVANSDNEFGYQLALQKCTGQKWFITNMMYSNSP, from the exons ATGTTCTCGGACCTGCCGGTGCTTTGCGATGGCTCGGCAGAGGTGGCGTTCACCTGTAGAGGCAAGCACCTAAAATTGACCATTTGGGATGAAgttcatttgacattttgtctCCCCTTTTGCCCGGATATCGTAGTGTTATTATCCGCCGGAAAGGATCGGGGAACTGCATGGAGGGATGCGGGCATGGCTTGCACCAGGAGAACCAAAACTTTGGTGTCCACATGCGTGATCCTGAGCGGCATGACCAACATCGTGTGTCTACTCTACGTGGGATGGGTGACTAATTACATCGCTAATATTTACATCAAAGTGCCCTTGCCTTTCACCGAGAGAAAGTTGGACGCGGTGGACAAAAGATCCGGAGATACTCTGCGGCTCATGGAGAGACTCGATCGCCTGGAGAATGTGGTCAATCAACACATTCAAG AGGCTCCGGGCCGAGGAGAAGAGGAGCAGGCCGACATGTCGTTTTCAGACTCATCTCTATTCGCTCACTGGGGCCAGGAGCTGAATGCCGACAATCGGCGAGTGGCGCTAAAGATGTTCCAGTACTACGGCTACAACAGCTACCTCAGCGACCGTCTGCCATTAGACAGGGCTATAGCGGATCTAAGGCCGATTGG GTGCAGTAACATCACTTATCCTTTAAACCTCCCGCAAGTGAGCGTCGTGTTCATTTTCGTCAACGAAGCTTTTTCAGTCATCCTGCGGTCTATTCACTCTGCCATTAGCAGAACCCCCGCACATCTTCTCAAGGAAATAATTCTGGTGGATGACAACAGCAATAACG AAGAGCTGAAGCAGAAGCTGCAGGATTTTGTGTTGGAGACCAACAGCGAACGGCCGGGATTCGTCAAGATGGTGCGGCATTCCAAGCAGGAAGGCCTGATCCGGTCCAGGGTGAGCGGCTGGAGGGCCGCCACCGCTCCGGTCGTTGCCCTCTTCGATGCCCACGTGGAGTTCAACATCGGCTG GGCTGAACCCATTCTTCATAGAATTAAAGAGGACAGAACTCGCATCATCTCCCCTTCGTTTGATAACATCAAGTACGACACATTTGAGATCGAGGAGTACCCGCTGTCTGCCCAGGGCTTTGACTGGGAGCTGTGGTGTCGCTACCTCAACCCCCCCAAGTCCTGGTGGCACCAGGCAAACAAAACTGCTCCCATTCA GAGCCCAGCACTGATTGGCTGCTTCGTGGTGGACAGGCTGTACTTTGAGGAGATCGGACTTCTAGATGAAGGCATGGAGGTGTACGGGGGAGAAAATGTAGAGCTGGGCATTAGG GTGTGGCAGTGTGGCGGCAGCGTGGAGGTCCTTCCCTGTGCCCGCATCGCCCACATAGAGCGTGCTCATAAACCTTACACGGAGGATCTGACGGCCCACGTACGACGCAATGCACTTAGAGTAGCTGAAGTGTGGATGGATGAGTTCAAGAGTCATGTTTACATGGCCTGGAACATTCCTCAAGAG GACTCGGGCATCGACATTGGGGACATTGCGGGAAGGAAGGCTCTAAGGAAGAGGCTACAGTGTAAAACCTTCAGATGGTACTTAGTCAACATCTACCCTGAGATGAGGATGTACACCGAAACCGTCGCATACGGAGTA CTCAAAAATTCTCTGAAGAACGATGTGTGTCTGGATCAGGGGCCCGACAATGACAACGTTCCCATCATGTACCTCTGTCACGGAATGACACCGCAG aaTGTGTACTACACAAGTACTCAGCACCTCCTGGTCGGTCTCCTCAGTCCCACGGTTGACGACGACGACAACAAGTGCCTGGTGGACGTGAACGGCAGGCCACGCCTCATCGAGTGTGGCTACGCAGCGGCTAAACGCATGAAACTGCAATGGATCTTCACTCAG GGAGGATCCGTTCAAAACAAGAAATCAAGAAGATGTCTGGAGCTCGTAGCAAACAGTGACAACGAGTTTGGTTACCAACTGGCTTTGCAGAAATGCACTGGACAGAAATGGTTCATCACGAACATGATGTATAGCAATTCCCCGTGA